A region of the Pseudomonas silesiensis genome:
TGCAGGATGCCACCCAGCGCGCTGCCCACTTCAGTTATGTCGAGGAAATCGACGTCACCGCCGTGGAAGAGTTGCGCGCGCATTTGAACGAAAAACACGGTGCGACCCGTGGCAAGCTGACCTTGCTGCCGTTCCTGGTCCGCGCCCTGGTCGTCGCCCTGCGCGATTTCCCGCAGATCAACGCCCGTTACGACGACGAAGCCCAGGTCATCACCCGCCTCGGCGCGGTGCACGTGGGCATCGCCACCCAGGCCGACATCGGCTTGATGGTACCGGTGGTGCGTCACGCCGAAGCCCGCAGCCTGTGGGACAGCGCCACGGAAATCTCGCGCCTGGCCACCGCTGCGCGCACCGGCAAGGCCAGCCGCGATGAACTGTCCGGGTCGAGCATCACCCTGACCAGCCTCGGCGCGTTGGGCGGCATCGTCAGCACCCCGGTGCTGAACCTGCCGGAAGTGGCGATCGTCGGCGTGAACAAAATCGTCGAACGCCCGATGGTGGTCAAAGGCCAGATCGTTATTCGCAAGATGATGAACCTTTCCAGCTCCTTCGATCACCGCGTGGTCGACGGCATGGACGCGGCGCAATTCATCCAGGCGGTTCGTGGCTTGCTCGAACAACCCGCCACCTTGTTCGTGGAGTAAGACATGCAGAATTTGAACACCACGCTGCTGATCATCGGCGGCGGCCCTGGCGGTTATGTGACGGCGATCCGTGCCGGACAGCTGGGCATCCCGACCATTCTGGTGGAAGGCGAATCGTTGGGCGGTACTTGCCTGAACATTGGCTGTATTCCGTCGAAAGCGTTGATCCACGTGGCCGAACAGTTCCACCAGACGCAGCACCACAGCCAGCACTCGGCGCTGGGCATCAGCGTTTCGGCGCCGACCCTGGACATCGGCAAGAGCGTCGAATGGAAGGACGGCATCGTCGATCGCCTGACCACTGGCGTCTCGGCGCTGCTGAAGAAGCACAAGATTCAGGTGATCCTGGGCTGGGCCAAGGTCATCGACGGCAAGACCGTTGAAGTCGGCGACACGCGGATCCAGTGCGAGCACCTGGTGCTGGCCACCGGTTCGAAAAGCGTGAACCTGCCGATG
Encoded here:
- a CDS encoding dihydrolipoamide acetyltransferase family protein; translated protein: MGTHVIKMPDIGEGIAEVELSVWHVKVGDMVVEDQVLADVMTDKAMVDIPSPVHGKVIALGGQPGEVMAVGSILISIEVEGAGNVKESAQPTVAAVKEVPVVAPKVAAAVESKPVAAPRPAAVCQGPMVAREADERPLASPAVRKHALDLGIQLRLVRGTGPAGRVLHEDLETYLAQGQQPQSSAAAAYAQRNDEEQIPVIGMRRKIAQRMQDATQRAAHFSYVEEIDVTAVEELRAHLNEKHGATRGKLTLLPFLVRALVVALRDFPQINARYDDEAQVITRLGAVHVGIATQADIGLMVPVVRHAEARSLWDSATEISRLATAARTGKASRDELSGSSITLTSLGALGGIVSTPVLNLPEVAIVGVNKIVERPMVVKGQIVIRKMMNLSSSFDHRVVDGMDAAQFIQAVRGLLEQPATLFVE